GCCTATTTCGTTATGGTTTCGACCTCCTGCGCCGCTTTTTCATTGACCCGCTCTCTTTTTCTGACTCTCTCTTTCAGCCCATACAACTTTTGTCCTGTACTTAGTAAGAAACTACTCTCAAGCGTAGTTTACGACAGAAGCAGAAGCGGGCAGCTATGAATAATGACTATATGTTCTCTTTGACTACAGTGTGGCGGCTAAGGCGGCGATCGCGCTGTCGGCAGCTTGTTCGGCTTGTTTCAAGGAGTGCCCAAGTTTGGCATAACCGGGGCGTTGGGAGTGCAAGTAACGGGCGCTGGTGTTGGCATAGCCCTGCATCCGTCTCTCGTTCCGGCCTTCGTTTCGACGATAAAACTCATGCCATTTATTCACCTGGGTATGATCGTCGGACATGCTTTTTAAGGCTGTATATGCCTTCTTGGTTGCACGGGTGGTGAGTTTGGCATCTCTGGCCCGTTCCTGTAAGGCTTGGGCTTCCTCCTCGGAGAATACCCGTGCTTGCTCGACTACAGGGGCATAGCGAAATTTGTCCCAGCTACCAGGAGAGTCTGGAGTTATTGCGTTCGGAGCACTTTTGGTGTGGACTGAGTTGGCGTCGAGTTGGTTTTTCTGTCCGTTGACGGGGGCGATCGCAGCACTATTGCTGTCGCCCCTGAGAAATCCGAGTAGTCCCATTGTTGACCTCGATTTTTATGGTGAAAAAGTGGGAGATAACTCCCCAAGCGAACATCCCGACCAGGATTAGCAACAGGGGGTTGTAATCGGTTGGGGTTTTGTCCCAGGAGCTTTTCATCCGAAGTCTCCTGGGTCTACCGGGCAGGTAGACTTGGTTGTAATTTTCATTGTTGGTAGAATTCTGGTGTGTTAATTGTTGGGGCGATCGCGCTAGCGATGCGGAGCATTATCGCAACACGAATGCGATCGCCTTTGAGTTCGCGGTTCAATTGGGTATCCCTGAGATCCCCACTCCATATAGGCTTGAGCGCGTTCCAAACGGTTAATAGCACTTTGAAACTCCCCAATGTCGTTGATGTCTTCAACTTCCTGGAGGTGGGCGATCGCCTCGGAAATATACTCTTGCAAGCGGGTTTGGCAGTATTCCTCGGATGGAATTTCGGTATGGGGTTTGTGTGGCATTTAATCCTCCGTCTTGAGAGTGAGTGAGTTTAGCTTGTTTTGTAGCCAATGGATTTGGTCAGCCAAGCGATTGACGAAATCCAGCATAAGTTCCTCGTCTAGACTTTGGACGTAAGCCGCCAGTGCGTCTGGATGCCAGAGCACGGCCCTCTCTTCTTCATCAAAGTCTAGGGTGAATAAATCAACCTCATCAGTTAATCGATCGCGATTTTCGATGGAGGTATACGATACAAATAGCGATCTATAGTCAGAGCGCAGTTCTCTAGGGTCGATCGCGTTGAGGGAGCAATCTCGATCTTGCAACCATTGATAGAGAGCCATTTGTGACATGCCCTGGGAGTTAGCCCACACGGCGAAGGCATCTAGAATCTCCTTGTAGGGGCCGTGGCGCTCTGCATATTCGGCGAGCCGCTCAACAAAGTCATTGACTCCGGTTTTAGTCTGGGCTTCAAGGTAATAGTGGAGCGCCGAAGGTAGTCCCACCAGCGCCAGCTCTCCGGTATCGAGGGTTATGTCCAGTTCTTCCATTAATCTTCCTCTTGAAACAGTTCTTCGGAAGTGCGATTATCAATGTTGGCTTCATCCCAGAGCTTTGCGAGTTCGCTGTCAGGGGAAATGGGAAATTCGCGATCGTAGTCAGAGATGGCTTCGCACAAGTCGGCCAATTTTTCCCAGATCTCAATCTGCCATTGCTCTTTACGCAACTTGGCTAGGAAGACTGGATCTAACTGTTCTTCGGGCAGTGGTTCTTGGATTTGGGGCATCAGTTTTTCCTCCTAATTAGAATGCCATGGTAGCGGCAAGGAATGGGCGCTCTACCTCCCTGGTAGCCACGGTTTGGAGCGCCTGTAGGATTCGTCGAATCATGGTTTTGTCCTCTGCTTGCAGGCAGAGCAGAAGGGTTAGCAGGTGATTTTGGCGGCGGAGCTGGTCAGCAATTTCTGAGAGCTGTTGTAGTTCTCGGCGGCTAATGCCTTTACCTCTTCTGGGGGAATGGAGCCTAGTCCTATTCCGGAGAGGAGTAGGTCGATGTCGAAGCCGCTGTTGCTGGTTTCCAGGGCTTGGCGTTTGGCTGCGATCTGCTGTTGCAGTAATTGTTTTTTCGCTGCTAAGTAGGCGTTCTCCTCGGCTATGGCCCGTTGGGTTCCCCGTTGGACGCTGGTGAGTAGGTCGAGTTGGTCGAGCAGGTTGTAGGCATCTGCCACCTGGTTAGATCTACTGGTGGGTTCGGCGGGGTCAGTGGTTTCGGGAAGCGGTTTAGCTGGCTCCGTCGCGGCGGCCAGTTGACGGGCCGGTTGGTTGCGGTTGCCAACAATTTCTCGGATCGCGATCGCTTCTTCTTCACTAACGCTAGGGGATGCTTCTGGATCGGCTACGCCAAAGTCTTCCATCAGAATGATGTCTAGATCGACTAGCTCGATTCCCAGTTCATGCGCCAAGTCGGTTTTGAGCACTGTATTGCTCATGTTCGTATTTCTCCAAGGTGAATAAGTTTTTCTGGTCTCGGATGGCTAAAATTGCGGCTTTCCGAGTGTTTTGGATGGCAAAAATTTGCTTGATTTTTGCCAAACACCAAACCATATACCCGTTGAGTAATGGGGTTTTTGGGGAATATTTATCGCCTGCTTTTTTGGCAGTTCGATAGTCGGGAAAATAGAGGTTCGCTAATCGCATGTACGGATAAAGCGATCGCCTGTCCATCCCTAGGGCGCGAGCGGCTGCTGAAATGCTGTACGCCGTGCCCTCTATAGTTTTGCGCTCGAGGCGCTCGACATAGATTAGGTCATACATTATTGAGTTTTCAAGGTTCCACAGTCTAGACGACAGTACGCTCAATCCCTTTGGCCGCTTACCTTCCTCGGCAGAGGCGACAGTCTCGGGCTGTCGTGTCTGTTGTCATGAATTCATTGTACAATGCCGTCATGACGAATGGCAAGTCATTCCATATATTGGTCATTCGCCATGACCAATAATCCTTAGTACGCACACTCTTATGGAGGATATGAGAGTATGGATCTAGACACTCTAAACCTTGAATGTATGGCTAGGAAAAGCGCAGACCCAAACTATCAGCAAACCTGCGGGGTTGTCCCGAAAAAACTGATTGCAAAGATGAAAATGATCTGTTTTTCGCGGGGAATTACTCAGTCGGAGGCATTAGAGGAGGCCTTAGTCTTATGGACTGAGGCGAATAATTTAGATCGAGAGGACAACGATCGCCAAGAACCCCAATAACTGAGGTACTGACTAGCAATAACAAAAATCCCCCAGTCGTGAGGTTGGGGGATTTTTATGCCCTAGAGATCGCCTGTCCATCCCTAGGGCGCGAGCGGCTGCTGAAATGCTGTACGCCGTGCCCTCTATAGTTTTGCGCTCGAGGCGCTCGACATAGATTAGGTCATACATTATTGAGTTTTCAAGGTTCCACAGTCTAGACGACAGTACGCTCAATCCCTTTGGCCGCTTACCTTCCTCGGCAGAGGCGACAGTCTCGGGCTGTCGTGTCTGTTGTCATGGAATTAATGTACCCCAATGTCATACAATATGTCAATATATGACATTGGGGCATAAAGGAGACGGAAGAGGGAGACAAGGGGTAAAGAGGTATAGTGGGGTATAGACCTTCCCTCTGTACCCCGATGTCCAATAAGTCTAAATTCGTAACAAGAATCTTTTTCCCCGATGAGGACTCTCGGTATAGATTCAAAGCCGCTTGCATGATGAATCTGACAACAATGACAGATGTATCCCTCAAGTTGTGTATGTGGTTCGTCGAATACTGGGAGAAGACTGGAAAACCTCCGTTAGTCGAGCTACAACGACTATTAGAAGAAATCGAGCAAGATAGCGATCGCAAAGACTCCGAATAACTGCGATATTGCAATCATTGGTTCATCCCTAGCCGTGAGGTTGGGGTATTTTTATGCCCAAATGCGATCGCCTGTCCATCAGTACCACCCAAGGAAAGCAAACCCGACTGTTGCGATCGTCGGGGTTTTTCATTAGATAGCTTGCTAGCAACATAGCAAGCTATCGCCATTAACGAGGAACAATGTACTGACCGATCGCACTTAATCTCTAGATATAGCGATCGCAAAATTTTCGGGCAAACTGCGATCGCGATCGCATAGTTACATTACTTCACTTTTCTTGTACTACATCCGACCAGCCACGCAGCGCGGGACAGCATTTAGATGTTCCCTTCTCTCTTCAATGGCTACACTCTAAACGCCGCTCGGCACTACGAGGTTGTTTTGTAGTATTTGTACGATTGACGAGAAATTCTACTTTCGCACACTTTCGCACACTTTCGCACGGACTTTCGCACGGACAAAGTCTTACACTGTAAGTCTTTGCGCTACTTTCGCACACTTTCGCACGCTTAGTATTTTCAGAAGAGAAAAGTTTACGGAAGTTTACAGTCTAGGGGTAGTGGTTGGAATGCGATCGCGATCGACATTCCGATCGATTTGTGCGATCGCAATGTCGATCGCCAATTACTCCGCCGATCGCAACAGTCAGGATTTTTCATTGCGATCGGGCCGGTCGTGGTGGCGATCGCAAAATTTTCGAGCAAACTGCGATCGCGATCGGCTCTAAACATCTTGCCGATCGGCTACTCCACAGAATAAACCGGAACTTGTTTACCCAGGACACAATTCCGCACCCGCCGTACAACTCCATCGCTGTCGATCGAGAATTTTTTGTACTCCTTGGACTTGACGAAACATTCTCCCAGGAGGCTCTGACTATCGACGAAATACCCCAAGGTAATCTCCCAAGGAAAATATCCCTCATCTTCGGAGTTCTCAAGATTTTCCATGGCTTCTATCCTAATATCGGTTATGTTTTCTCCATTAATTTTAGCCATTTGAAGTAAATATTCTGTGGCTAAATTGGCCGCATCTTCAATTTGCATCATACACTCCCGACTCGTCTAATCCTTCACAATTACGTCGATAAGTTTTTACTATTTTGACAACTCTATCTCCTCCAATCCAAAACCGCCGGTAAACTCTTGTCGAGGCACATAGGTAGGTAGACCTTGAATCTAACGGATTTGGTGAAAACTCCTGCTCCAAATAGCTCAATGTAATCTTCCACGAGCGAATCTCCTGGATTCGCTCCATTTCCTCAAACCTGATATCGTCAATCTGCTCGTCTCCCCAGGAGGTCATCCGGTTGAGAAAACTTTTGGCAATTTCGATCGCCTCTTCGATTTCTATGTTTTTCACTAAGCCTCCTACGCCGCACTGGCAATCGCGCCAATTTTCCCTCTGAATCTCACTATCTTATCTCCAAACAACGGCAACTCCAACTGCACGAAAGGAGAGCGTCTCGGCTCCTCTCTGGCTGCTTTGGAGACGGTCTTTTTCTCGGGTAATGTGACTTCAAAGCGGACGATGTCAAACAGCTTGAGTTGCCGGCACTTTATTTGGCTTGAATAGGTCGCCCAAAGGTCATCATTTGCGAGAAATAGAGAAGTCCGAATCTTGGGGATTTGCCAAACCATTTTAGATCGCAATCCTGCCTGCTCGTCGCAAAATTGATTGAATAGGTTCATTGAATCTCTGACGGCATCGGCAACATCCCAGGCGATTTCGCGAAGAGCACTTTTTACCCGGCGCTTGCTAGCGGCATTCGCATTTTTCCAGTAAATACTATCCCATTTTTTGTGGTAATCCCGCGCTCGTTTAGCTCCTAGTTCGAGTTTTTGGGTCAGGGACTTGAATATATTGCTACTGTAGTTTAGCTTGTTCGAGCGCTCGGCTGCAGACCCCAAACATGCCGATAATACATACATATATTGCACCAAAATACTGTTTTTATTATATCATAAACAAAGGCAAAATATTTCAGTTATAATGGATTTAGAAAGTTGCTTTATATGAATAAAAGATGCCATTTAATGAAAAAAAAATACGCCCTGCCTGGAAAATGTTGCCGAAAGCTGCTCGAAGAGCATTGCAAAATTTAGAGTGCGCGATCGCCTCTGGAGAAAAGGAAGAAGTCGATCGCGCTGTTAATGCGATCGCAGACAGTTTCTATGAGGCAAGTGAAGAGATAGCGATTTACCGTATTGAATGCCAGAAACTGCGCAATCGACTTCGGTGGAGAAAGCGATCGCGCCGCAGTGGGGAGAAAGCGATCGCGCGTTGGTTAACTCTATTCGGATAGTATGGCGATCGCAAACGGCAGAAATGGGATGCGATCGCGCCGAGAAACCAAAAAAGCTCCAACAGCGAATGTCTAAAGCCAGAATGCACAGCCAGAGAGAACTCCAGCGATTGCAGCCTCAATTTTTCTGAGGTTCCAAAAAGGATCCAAAATCTCTCTAGCTAAAAAATAAGGAAAATTCTTGCTGTGCGAAAAAATGCAGGGGAGAAAGTGGGAGAGAAGGAAAACCAACGATTTTACGTTGTTTCAGCCATCTAAATTCTCAGTAAACAATGCGTATAAAAAGAAGCCCATGACGAGGATTGAACTCGTGACCTCACCCTTACCAAGGGTGTGCTCTACCACTGAGCTACATGGGCAGGTGAGTCACCGGATTAGTGATGGGCCGAGCTGGATTCGAACCAGCGTAGGCATTGCCAGTGGATTTACAGTCCACCCCCATTAGCCACTCGGGCATCGACCCTTATTTTCCTCACCGATTTCTAATCGTATCACAAGAGTTTGGAAACGACAACCTCTTTTGGCAAAATTAATGAGAGCGATCGCGCAAATCCCGACGAGAAGCGACTTTCCCTCGTCCTGCTAAACCGGGAATCCAACGGCGATCGCGGCCATTCGGTTTTCCCGGTTGTCGCGGGGAAGAAGAAGACTGGGGAAAATCGCTCTCATCATAAATCTCTCCCACCAACTCTTCCAACACGTCCTCTAAAGTCACCAACCCAACTGTTCCACCATACTCATCCACCACGATCGCCAAATGTACTCTTGATTGCAACATCTCCTTCAACAAATCCGCAACCCCCTTCACCTCCGGCACGTAAACCGGATCGTCCATTCCCTCAGTTACCAAAGCCAAACTGCGCTCGGCTGGCGGTAACTCTTTCAGTAATTGTAATGCTCGCTTCAGATTCACCACGCCAACAATGCGATCCTTAGACTCCTCCTGCACCGGAATGCGAGAAAACCCCGTCTCCAGGCATAAATTCACCAACCCTTGTAAGGTCGCTTCGTGGGAAATGGTGCGCATATCAATTCGCGGCTTCACCACATCCTTCGCCGTCAGCTCGTCCAACATCAACGCCTTATTCAACAACTGGTGTTGATGCAAATCCAACTTACCGCGCCCGCCTAAAATTTCGATCATTAACTGTAAATCTTGTACGGAAGCATCATCCGGAGTAGTATTTCCTTGAAAAAAACGAATTGCACTCTGGGCTATCCATTCGAGAAAATCGACAATTCCGATCGCCCCTAAAATTTGAGATAGCCAATAAATCGGTCGAACGACTGCCTTAAAAAACGGCAGTACGTTGTTAATTGCCAAGGACTTCGGCGTAATTTCCCCAAAGATGAGTACCAGAAATGTAATGACTGCTGTCGCAACACCCAACCCCGCATTCCCCAACCATAGTGCAAACAAATTACTCGTGAGCACCGCTGAAAAATTATTAATTAAATTATTACCAACCAGCAGCGTGGTAATAAACCGCGTGCGTTGTTCCAAAACCAGGCGAAACATTCCTTGCGGATCCCCTTGTTCCTTAATCAGCGATCGCAGCTTAAAATTATCCAGAGCTGTAATTGCTGTTTCCGAACCCGAAAAACAAGCGGACAAGACTAACATCACCATTAACACACTGGCATCCACCCAAACCGAACCAAGCAGCGGAGTGCTTTCTGCGGCAATAATCGGATTGAGCACATCACGCAGGAAGCCGAAAACAGAACAGACGGAATAAGACACGGGAAAGGGAAAACCGACGATTACAGGCATTGTATGGCTGGCGAGTGCGTAAGTCTTAATTATCAACCATTAATTCGGAATTGCCGTTAATTCCCTAAAAATTGTTCCAGCCATTTGTGCCGCCACGCCAAACGCAAGAGAATTGCCCAGAGCCAGGCGATCGCGCTAATGAACAGATAATCATTCCATCCGAGTAAGGTCAGATCGAAAAAGCTGCGTACTGAGGGAATAGCGAGAATACCGACGTAGACGGCTGCCACTGCCAAAGACACGCCCGTATAGCGCCAGTCGCCGCTGAGGGGTTCTGCGGCCACCCAAAACGCTGTAGGGGGTTTGAGGAACACCATTAGCAGCAATCCACCCATAACTAAAATCGTTACCAAGGCACTGCGTGGAACCGCGAGGAGGCGATCGTCCAAAATGACGATTCCCGTCTCTTCTACGGCTTGCCAGACCCCGGTAACTAAATATCCGAGATAGACGATCGCCCCGGCAACGGTTAAGGAGAGGGCTGCGGGAAGGACAAAGTGCATGAGAGATCGCCCTCTCTCCCGGTCTTCGAGAGCGCCAGGTCTGGACCAGGGTGGCAAACAGAGGGTGGGCAATCCCACGGAAAGCACGGTAGCTAAAGCACTATGTTTGGTTAAGAGGGGAAAGGTGCCAATGACTTGACCCGTTGCTAAAATCAGCAGGGTAAAGGAAAAAATGCGGACGATAAATAGTTTCAGTACATCTTGAATGCCATTTTGGATGCGCTGGCCTTCGACGAGAGCGAAGGGAAGAGATTTAAACGAGTCGCGCAAAAGGACGAGATCGGCAACGGCTTTTGTTGCTTTACTCCCGCTTTCCATGGCGATGCCCAGATTTGCTTGTTTCAGGAATAAGACATCATTGACGCCGTCGCCGATGGCGGCCACATAGAGTCCTTGCCGGCGCAAGGTTTGCGCGATTTCGGCTTTTTGTTCGGGAACGATGCCACCGAAAATCTGGTAATGAGCGATCGCATCGGGGCGTTGCGCTTCATCCAATTTCGCCAGCTCCATGCCGGAAATCGCCGGTAAATCGCCCTCTAAACCGACTTGACGGGCGATGGCGGCTACGGTTTGCGCGCGATCGCCGGAAATAATTTTCAGGGCGACTCCAGCCTGCTGAAAGCCTTCTAGGGTCTCTAAAACGCCCTCGCGCAGGCGATCGCCGAGAATGACGAGTCCCAGAGGTTGCAGCGATGGCGGAATCTGGGGATTGTCACCCTTATCGTAAAAAGAGGCAACTTCAGAAGTTCCGGCAAAAAGAATAACTCGAAATCCTTGCGCCGTCTTCGATTCAATCTCGCTCCAAACTTCGGCAGAGAGAGGAATAGAGCGATCGAGAATCTCTGGCGCTCCCAAGACGTAGGTTCCGGCCATCCCATCTTCCCCAGAGTCGGAAAAGACGAGTCCGCTCCACTTGCGTCCGGAGGTGAAGAGAACTTCTTCCACTGGAGATCGGGGGTTTTGGGGGCTGGTGTTGGCGATCGCTTTGCTGGTGGCATTTCTCGAACTGCTGCTCGCGCTGTAGATCCCTAAGAGATAGTGCAGTTTGTCGATAGATGTCTCGATGGGATAGAGTTGGTTGACTTCAATCTCATTGGTGGTTAACGTCCCGGTTTTATCCAAACAGAGGACTTTCACGTGACTGAGAGATTCAACAGCGTTGGCTTGTTGAATAAGGATATTTTGCCGTAACATGCGCACCGCTCCCAAGGTGTAGGCGAGGGTGACGGAAAGGTAGAGACCTGCAGGAACTAACCCCGCAATAACAGCAGCTTCTTGCACGGCATCTTGGACGCTTTGGGTGCGACTGAGTACGGAAATGGAAACCAGAAACCAGAGAAATGCAGCGACGAGAATAAAGGTGCGAATGACTCGATTGACTTGTTGCTGCACGGGGGTATAGATTTGGCGGAAGGCGCGCGCTCCGGAGGCAAGGCGATAGGCGTTAGTATCTTTACCGACCTGTTGCGCTTGGTAGTAGCCTTCGCCGCTGATACAGAAGGTTCCCGAGAGAATGCGATCGCCTCTCGTTTTGGCGATCGCGTCGGACTCCCCAGTGAGCAAGGATTCGTCTACTTCCACCCGACCTTGCAACAGTTCCCCATCAACGACGATTTGTTCTCCGGGGATAAGGTGTAAAATGTCGTCTCGGACGATCTCGCGCGGATCGAGGGTGCATTCTTTGCCATTGCGCATCACGAGGGACTGGGGACGGGTAAGCAGAGCAATGCGATCGAGTTTGCGTTTCGCCCAAATTTCTTGACAGACACCGATGAGCAGAGCGTTGAAGAGGACTGCAATGACGATGATGCCGTCGCTATAGAGTCCTAAAGAAATCAGAAGCAAGAAAATGGAGAAGAAGACTCCGTTAACGAAGGTGAAGATAGTTTCGCGGATGATATCGAGATAGGAGCGAGAGTTGGGTAATTTGACGTTGTTGTCTAAGCCAGACTTTTGGCGCCCCTGCACTTCCGTATCGCTTAGTCCTGTCGGTGTTGAGTCCGCTGAAATCATTCTCCTCCACTAACTGGTGTTCTATCACCTATCTCGAACTTAAACTATATTAGGTGAGTTTTAGATGGGAAATCGATGAAAATTCGCATTGCCAGCACCAAAGATGTTGAAACTCTGTTTGCCATCAGAACCAGCGTGATTGAAAATTATCAATCTCGCGCAGAACTGGCAGAGTTGGGAATTACCGTGGATTCCGTGACTGAAATACTAAAAACAGATGGTCGCGCTTGGATTGCTGAAATTGAGGGAAAAGCTGTAGCCTTTGCGATCGCCAGCTCTACGGAACATACTATCTTTGGAATGTTCGTACATCCTCAGTTTGAAAATCGGGGATTGGGTCGCGCGCTGATGCAACGTGCTGAAGAATGGTTATGGGAGCAAGGTTGCGCGGAAATTTGGTTATTGACCGGGAATAACCCAATGTTGCGCGCCTATGGATTTTATCTCCATTTGGGGTGGACTCCGGTGGAGGTGGAAACGGAGGGGCCGTTTGCGGATGAGATGAAGTTTATGAAGTGGAAGTGAGAGAGAGCGCGATACAGTGAGTTGCTTTAATTTATCGTAATTATTTCCCGCGATCGCATCGAGTAAGATCCAGTCATAACTGTCTGCAAAGAAGCTTTCAAGGGATCTACCATGACCGTATCCTTACTCGATGTTATTCGACATTACAAAGGCAAGCCGAATGAAGATCTGGCCTTACAAAAACTCCAACATGCTATTGATACCGTCCGTCCGGAACTATTAAACGAATCCTCCGACTTCCTCCGTCGTTGGCGCACCCCTCTCAGTCCGGAAGATACCGCCGTCCGGCTAAACGTACCCTACCTGAGCCAACTGGACAACATCAACAAAAATCGCACCTCCAACGTCACCTGTCTCGCCATGTGCATGGGATACTTCGGCCATCCCATCATCAACCCCTCAACGAGCGAGCAACTCGAAGACGAACTCTATCGTTACTGTCGGGAAAACGACCTCTCGCGCCATTCCCCCTACGACTTAGCTCAAATTTTCAACAGCTATGGCTACCACGATGACTTTCGCAACAACGCCAGTCAAGCTGATATCAAAAAATCCTTAGATCGCGGCAATCCTTGCATTATCCACGGTTGGTTTACCCGCGCCGGTCATGTCGTTACCATTGTCGGCTACAACAACGACGGGTTCATCGTCCACGACCCCATGGGGAAATGGAGCGCTCGAGGCTACGACAACGCCATTAGCGGTGCCAACTTGACCTACTCCTATGCCGAGATAAAAGAACTCTGCAGTGCCGATGGCGACATGTGGGTGCATTTCGTCAGCAAACCTGCCTCTGTTCAACCTTTGGGAACTGTCGTCGAACAAACCCAAACCATCAAACTGCAAGTTATCCTGCAAAATAACCAAACCTTACCCATCGCTGAAGCCACCAAGTATACCGACTTGATTATGCAAATCCAAGTCCGCTTGCGCAGCTTAAAACTCCTCGCTGGAAAAGCCGACGGACTCTACGGGCCGATCACGCAATCGGCGCTCTCTCGCTTTGCCGAAGCCTATCATCTAAGCTACGACCCAATTACCGCCGATTTAGCCAAACAACTGATTCAAGCCCAAAACGTTCCCGGATTCGACCCGACGAAAGAACTGGCAACTCCGGAAGTGGTGGCCAAATGTCTCAATGCACCCATAGAAGACGCGCGCACCTATCTTCCACCGCTGATGCAGGCCATGAGCGAGAAAGGAATGCTCAATCGACCTACCTTGATTGCTGCCTTAGCCACTATTGGCGTGGAAACTAACGGCTTTCGTCCGATTAACGAGTGGGGAGGAGAGGCTTATTTCCGCGATATGTACGAATGGCGCTCCGATTTGGGCAATAATCAAGCGGGAGATGGGGTGCGCTACCACGGACGAGGATTTATTCAGATTACCGGCCGCGCCAACTATCGCTCCTATGGCGAAAAGTTAGGCGTGCCATTAGAAGATAATCCGGAACTGGCCTTAGATCCGGGGATTGCCACTCGTATTTTAGTCGAATATTTCTGGGATCGCAGCGTCGATCGCCGCGCCACGGAAGGCGACTGGAAAGGAGTTCGCCGCGCTGTCAATGGCGGTTTGAACGGTTGGAGCCATTTTTGGGGCGTCGTCCAAGAGTTGCAACAGCGCATTTAAGTCTTTCCTATTACCCATTTCCTATTTTCTAATTGCCGACCATGAGCATTTCATTAGTTAACATTGCAAAATACTATGAAGGCGAGCCGCATCAAGATATGGCGATCGCCATTCTACAACA
This is a stretch of genomic DNA from Roseofilum casamattae BLCC-M143. It encodes these proteins:
- a CDS encoding plasmid partition protein ParG; this translates as MSNKSKFVTRIFFPDEDSRYRFKAACMMNLTTMTDVSLKLCMWFVEYWEKTGKPPLVELQRLLEEIEQDSDRKDSE
- a CDS encoding hemolysin family protein, with amino-acid sequence MVMLVLSACFSGSETAITALDNFKLRSLIKEQGDPQGMFRLVLEQRTRFITTLLVGNNLINNFSAVLTSNLFALWLGNAGLGVATAVITFLVLIFGEITPKSLAINNVLPFFKAVVRPIYWLSQILGAIGIVDFLEWIAQSAIRFFQGNTTPDDASVQDLQLMIEILGGRGKLDLHQHQLLNKALMLDELTAKDVVKPRIDMRTISHEATLQGLVNLCLETGFSRIPVQEESKDRIVGVVNLKRALQLLKELPPAERSLALVTEGMDDPVYVPEVKGVADLLKEMLQSRVHLAIVVDEYGGTVGLVTLEDVLEELVGEIYDESDFPQSSSSPRQPGKPNGRDRRWIPGLAGRGKVASRRDLRDRSH
- a CDS encoding HAD-IC family P-type ATPase, producing MISADSTPTGLSDTEVQGRQKSGLDNNVKLPNSRSYLDIIRETIFTFVNGVFFSIFLLLISLGLYSDGIIVIAVLFNALLIGVCQEIWAKRKLDRIALLTRPQSLVMRNGKECTLDPREIVRDDILHLIPGEQIVVDGELLQGRVEVDESLLTGESDAIAKTRGDRILSGTFCISGEGYYQAQQVGKDTNAYRLASGARAFRQIYTPVQQQVNRVIRTFILVAAFLWFLVSISVLSRTQSVQDAVQEAAVIAGLVPAGLYLSVTLAYTLGAVRMLRQNILIQQANAVESLSHVKVLCLDKTGTLTTNEIEVNQLYPIETSIDKLHYLLGIYSASSSSRNATSKAIANTSPQNPRSPVEEVLFTSGRKWSGLVFSDSGEDGMAGTYVLGAPEILDRSIPLSAEVWSEIESKTAQGFRVILFAGTSEVASFYDKGDNPQIPPSLQPLGLVILGDRLREGVLETLEGFQQAGVALKIISGDRAQTVAAIARQVGLEGDLPAISGMELAKLDEAQRPDAIAHYQIFGGIVPEQKAEIAQTLRRQGLYVAAIGDGVNDVLFLKQANLGIAMESGSKATKAVADLVLLRDSFKSLPFALVEGQRIQNGIQDVLKLFIVRIFSFTLLILATGQVIGTFPLLTKHSALATVLSVGLPTLCLPPWSRPGALEDRERGRSLMHFVLPAALSLTVAGAIVYLGYLVTGVWQAVEETGIVILDDRLLAVPRSALVTILVMGGLLLMVFLKPPTAFWVAAEPLSGDWRYTGVSLAVAAVYVGILAIPSVRSFFDLTLLGWNDYLFISAIAWLWAILLRLAWRHKWLEQFLGN
- a CDS encoding GNAT family N-acetyltransferase; the protein is MKIRIASTKDVETLFAIRTSVIENYQSRAELAELGITVDSVTEILKTDGRAWIAEIEGKAVAFAIASSTEHTIFGMFVHPQFENRGLGRALMQRAEEWLWEQGCAEIWLLTGNNPMLRAYGFYLHLGWTPVEVETEGPFADEMKFMKWK
- a CDS encoding C39 family peptidase produces the protein MTVSLLDVIRHYKGKPNEDLALQKLQHAIDTVRPELLNESSDFLRRWRTPLSPEDTAVRLNVPYLSQLDNINKNRTSNVTCLAMCMGYFGHPIINPSTSEQLEDELYRYCRENDLSRHSPYDLAQIFNSYGYHDDFRNNASQADIKKSLDRGNPCIIHGWFTRAGHVVTIVGYNNDGFIVHDPMGKWSARGYDNAISGANLTYSYAEIKELCSADGDMWVHFVSKPASVQPLGTVVEQTQTIKLQVILQNNQTLPIAEATKYTDLIMQIQVRLRSLKLLAGKADGLYGPITQSALSRFAEAYHLSYDPITADLAKQLIQAQNVPGFDPTKELATPEVVAKCLNAPIEDARTYLPPLMQAMSEKGMLNRPTLIAALATIGVETNGFRPINEWGGEAYFRDMYEWRSDLGNNQAGDGVRYHGRGFIQITGRANYRSYGEKLGVPLEDNPELALDPGIATRILVEYFWDRSVDRRATEGDWKGVRRAVNGGLNGWSHFWGVVQELQQRI